ACGCCCAAGCTGCCAGCAGTCTGGCTGCCTCAGTCTCCTCGTCCGTTGCAGGCCCATCCTGATTCAGCCATTCGGGCCAAAGCGCACGCAGGCGGGCGCAGCTCGTAGCTAGCGCGCCGGGTGGTAAAGACCGGGAGAAGCGCACCCGCGCTGCAAGCACCGGTCCCAGCGCGCACACATTCGGCCCGTGAAACACAGCCTCATAGGCAAACTCAAACACAGGACACGGCCACCGCGGCTTCTCGTTCGCGCAAGGCCTGCCGTATAACCGGCAAGGCTCCTTCACCCACTAGGAGCACGAGCAGGTCGCCTGCTTCTGCGGTTTGCAGACCTTGGCGAACGGCTTCCAGGACATCGGCAATGATCGTCACGTTCGCCCCATCCATGCCCGCCTCGCACAGCGACTGCTCAAGCTGAGCCAAATGTTGCACCTCAGGGTGCTCTCCTGTCCAGTCACTCTTGTGGCGAACGAACCATGCATCCTGCGAAATGACTGCGTCATCGAATACCGCCGCCACATCGGGTGCCAGAAGCGCGACGTGGCTTCGATGTCTGTTGCCGATGTGAGACGTGACAAGTCGCCGCCGACCAGCCACGGACCAGCGGCGCGCCACATTACAGATTTCTCGTATCCCGTCGGGGTTGTGACCAAAGTCAAGCAACACCGTGAATGGGAATCCCCCGATGACGTTGTAACGTCCGGGATTGTGCTCCAGCGTGTTGGCAAAGGTGCCCAGTGCGGCGCGCACCGTGTCCAACGGAATACCTTGAGCCCAGGCCAAAGCCGCTGCACTCAGCGCATTGGCCTCGTTAAAGCGCAGCAGCCCGTTCATGGTCGCCGGGATTTCGTTCAACGGCATCAGTGGCGTGCGTGTCTCCCCCTGCGCCATCACGATCCACTCGGCGCCTGCGTGCCATGCCACGAGCACGGCGTCCTTACCTTCGGCCAAGTGGGCACCCACCGCCGGATTTGCATCACCTACTCGCGATACCAGCACTTGGCGCGTTGCGCCAGCTTGCCCTCGCACCGACAGGCATAAGGCGTCGTCGGCGTTGATAACCACGGCTTGGCTCGCGCGCTCCAGCACCTGGGCCTTGAAGCGCGCCATCGCTTCCATGGAGTCGATGCCGTTGACGCCGATATGGTCATCCTGCACATTGAGCAGCGCAGCTACGTCGTAATGGTCACAGGGGTGGCCCAGAGTGATCAATCCTAGCCTCGGCAGTTCGAGCACCACCGCCTCCACGCCCGGATCGTCCAGCAGCATGCGCGCGCCCGTTACGCCCACTGGGGCCTTCTCTAGCATCCGGTCGGACCCGACCCACACGCCTGAACTAGAGCTCAATCCTGCGCAGCGACCTGTTGCCAACCAGATGTGGTGCAGCATTCGCGCTGTCGTGCTCTTTCCATTGGTTCCGGTGATTGCCGCTGTTGGCACGCGAGTACCTCCACGGCACAGCCATTCGACAATCTCAGCATTCACGTCACGCGCGGGGTCGCCCAGCCAATGCGGGCGGAAACCCGGCTGCGCGTTGACCTCGCAGATCGCGCCACCCACCTTGCGCCAGGAACGCGCGATGTCCGGGCAGAGCAAGTCGATGCCTGCGATATCCAGCCCCACCACCCGCGCCGCACGCTCGGCCAGCCAACGGTTGTCTGGATGCACTTGGTCCGTCACATCCAACGCCGTGCCCCCGGTGCTTATGTTTGCTGTGCGACGCATTGTCACGAAGCGGCCTAGCTCGACCACGCTGTCCGCGTTCAGACCTTGCTCGGCCAATCGGGTAGCAGCTTCTTCATCGAGCTCAATCGTCTTGAGCAGGCTGCGCTGGTCGGTGCCTCGGCGCGGGTCGGCGTTGAGCTTCGCGAGCAATTGCGCCACAGTGTGATGACCGTCACCCGTTACCCCACCGGGCAGACGCCGTGTGGCAACCAACAGCCGCCCGCCAACCACCAATAGACGGTGATCCGCGCCTTCCACGTGCTTCTCCACTAACACCCGGCCCGAGCTGAGTGCCGCAGCCCGTTCGAAGGACCGGCGCAACAAATCTTCATCGTGGATGTCGGGCACCACGCCCTGTCCTTGGTCCAAGTTGGCGGGCTTCACTACGACCGGCCAGCCCAGTTCCTGGGCGACCTTCAGCGCCTGGTCCCAATTGCTCACCAACGCAGAGCGTGGCACCGGGAGACCGGCACGCGCCAGCAACGCGTTCGCGAGCGGCTTGTTCTTCGCGATGCGGGTCGCCAGTACACTCGTCTGCCCGGTGAAGCTGCTCTCCATGCGCTGTTGCCGGGAGCCCCAGCCCAGCTGGATGACGCCGTAGCCAATGGTCGATACCGGATGGCCGAGTTCGCGTGCTGCTAGCGCAAAGCGCAGGGTGTTGGGTGCAAGACTTCCACCCTGAACACCGCGCAACCATTGGCTCGTCGCCTCGGCCAGCTTTTTTTGAGCCGCTGGTGCGATTGCCTGTTTTATCCAGAGCCGAAAATGATCCAACATCAGTGGCAGGCCCGAGTGCAGCACCTCACGCCGGTGGTAAGGCAGCGCCAGCACCCATGCCCCCTTGCTGGCTGACACCACGCGAGCCAGCCCCACGGCATCGCGCGCTGCTCGCTGAAATGCCACGCATAGCGCGGCCAGCATGGACGCGGCCGCCATTTCCACTCCGCCCCTCAGATGAGGACCGGAAAGAAGTGCTTCAGGCAAGCCCTCAGCGGGAATCCCATCAGCATGCGCAAAATTTGCACGCGCTCGAGACACCAGCCGCTGCACGGCGTCCCCATCAATGCGGCCCTCGATCTGCAAAGTCAACACCGCCGTCGGATCTGACAGACCGTGCATCTGGCCAATATGGAATTGCAGCTTGATGGCTAGGCCCTCCCAATCGGACCTTGCCGGAAGTTCGCCCAGGACAACAGATGGGCGTAGACCAAAGGCAACGCCCCGCTCTTGCGCAAGGCGTTGAATGCTTCGTCGCTCAGCGCGTTGAACGCCTTTTCATCCACCGCCCTCAAACCCGAGACGCGGGCATCGGGATGTCCAGGGCGTTTTACACGCACCGTACGCTCCACAAAAAGCCCTGCTGCCGCAATCGCTTGCACCATAGCTCGCGTCGTAACCTGGCGGCGTGACATGGCACGCAGCAGGTCGACAGAGCGCTGAGCCACAGGTGTAAGCGACTCACCATCGAAGACAGGCTCGCCTTCTATTTTTGACCACAGCGGTGAGTCGGCATCCATCATCACCACGTGATCTTGGCCATCACCCTTTCCCGGCAATCGGGTCAACATGAATGGGTAGTGGCGAATGTGGGCTGGCACATAGCTGGCCAGCCACTGACCGTTATCGCCGACATAAGCATTTCGTCCGCGCTGGACTCCCAACAAAACTGCGGGTAGAGCTGCATCGCGTGGAAACACGATCGGATACTCTCGCGCGGCTTCGGCCAATTCATCAACGACGATTGGAGCCAGCATCAGCTCACTGGCGAAGTCGTAGTTGCTCACCGGCAGCAAACGCAGTCCTGCGTGCTCTGTGTGACGCAGTGGAACCAGGTTCTTGTACATGCTCATGATTCAAAAATCGTAGAAGGCAAGCGGCAACCAGGGGATGGCCGCAAGAAAGGGGAGAAAGGACATGCTCCCTCCTCCCCTTGCTGTCGAACCGCGACTACCTAAACATCAAGCAAAGATGATGCTGTTGGTCACGTTCGTGATCACGTCGGTAGAGGTGCTGTACTGGTCGCCAACGCCCACCAAGAGAATCGAGGAGTCCTCCATCCCAGCAGTGTTGAAGGTGATCAGCACGTCCGAAAAGTAGCCCTGATCGTCGTTCACCACCGAAATGGTCAGGTCATTCGCACCTCCCATCCCCGAGGCATCGCCGTTCAGGTCGAACTGGCTAAAGTCCAGCCTGTCGCCCCAGCGCAACGTTCCATCCACGTTGTCGGCACCCACCGGCTTGGCGAAGAATCCGCCAATCACTACGTCGCCAATCTCGTCACCGACGAACTGGAAGACCTCCTGCACCGCATTGCCAATGCCATCGGTGGCCACCTTCCCCGGAATGTTTTCCACTTCCATAGGCTGGTTCACCGTGTCGTTGTTGTCCACAACCATCGTTGCAGTCGTAACTGGCTTGAGCGCACTTCCGTCTGACGGGCCCGTCAAAATGAAGCGGTCTACGCCGTTCCACTCAAAGCTAGCCACGCCCAGCGACTCCTCGAATGCCTCCAGGCCTACATCGGTATCGCTCAACCCGATGTGGAAGTCGTCCATCCGGTAGCTGAAGATGTCCTCTCCGTGGGTGTCCTCTCCCGAAATGTACTTCTCAATCGCCACGGAGTACGACGTGCCGTCCACCGTGAACTTGTAAACGTCTTGGTTCTCTGTGCTGGACGGCGCTCCCCATGTCTCGATGTAGATCTCGTGCGGGGTTGGCGCGAGGTAGTTGTCGCCGCTCTCGCCCAGCGAGTACCAGCCCGAACTGCTGCCGTTCCAGTCACCGTGGAAGTTCCCGTTTGTGCCAGCGTCCTGCACGAGTGAGCCGGTAAACCCGCGGCCGATACCCTGCTCGTCGCGAACGCCGTACATCGCGTTGTACTGCAGGTCCCCGGTGCCAATCTTCACCACGATGTGATCCGACAGCTTGAGCTCATCAGACCCATTGCTGAAGTCCGCACCCCAAGTCTCCACATAAGCGAAGTCCGTGACACCCGACAGATCCAGCGTAGCAAAGTCGTCCATCTCCCCTTCGAGGAAGACGTTTGCATCGGCGCCGGAAATTACCAACGAATGAACGTCAGGCGTGTCGATGAGCGTGGCGTACACGGTGTTGTCAGCATCTGCGCCGTTAGAGCCATCCAACACGATAGAAATGCCGTCTTCCAACGCATTCAGGAAGGCCTCCGTCGCCTCGACCTCTGCCTCGGCCGTTTCAAGCGCTTCCTGTGCCAGCGCAAGAGCAACGTCGTCACTGCCAGCGTCTTGCACAGCGATGTTCGCGGCCTCGACTGCCGCCAGGGCATTACCCAGATGGTCGGCCGCATCTTCGCCGACGGCACTGTTGAGCGTGACATCGTTCATGTAGAAGAAGATGTTGCCGCTCACCGCGCCCTCTGCCGTTGCCGACGTGACGTGGATATTTCCGACTGCCAGCGAACCATGGGAATCAGCGGACAGCAAGACGGCTGCATCGTTGCCAGCGCTCACTGCAATGTTCCCGAGAGCGACATCGGTTTCATAGTTGGCATCGGTCGCCGCAGGCGTGTACTGCAGTCCAACACTAAAGTAGTCCACTCCTTGGTTTGTACCCGTGAGGTAGCTATAGCCTTGGTTGCTGTAAGCGCCCACCGCGACACCTGCAAGGCCACGCGCTCCAGTCGTTTGCACCCTGATGTCACCTGCCGACACATCCACGTTGCTCTGGTCAACGATAGAGAAGCCCGCGAAGTCAAATCCCGTCTTCGCATCTGCGCTCAGACTCACGTCGCCGAACTCAAAGCTCGAGTCCGTGTTCTCGTCCAGATGGAAAACCGCCACCGCCTCAGAGTCCTCGCCACCGGTGGCGGCAGCGCTGACGTCCACATCTCCGACCTTGACATGCAGCTCTTCGTTCTCCATGAGCACGAAAGCCGCACGAGCTTCGCTGATAGTCATGGGCACGGACATCGGAGTGAATTCATCCTCCCCAATAGGGTTGGTGTTGGCCGTGATTGTGACGTCACCCATCTCGATCCACGAGTCATCTTCTCCACCGATGTCCTCACCACCGATGTTGCCGAGAACAGCCACTCCAGCACCAGCATAGGCAGCGCCATAGGTCGAAGTTGCTGAGGCGCTGGAAGACACGTCTCCCAGCTTGATTCGGACGTTCTCGTTGGCAGACAGCTCGACGTATGCCAAGCCGGTAGCTTCATCAAAGACGGTCGTCGCATTGCTCTCCAGGGACACGTCGCCCATCACTATTGCAACAGTCTCGTTTCCTTGAACGCCATTGCTGCCGCTCGCACCAAAGAAGCCGGTCTCGCCAATGTACAGGCCTGTCTCGGCGTAGGCATCTTCGCCGCTAGAAGTGGCATCCGCAGACATCTGCAGATCGCCAGCAACGATGATCGTCTGCTCGTTTCCGAGAATCGACATCCTGGCATCTGCATGGGCATCGACATCGTTTGTGTCTTTAGCAGTAAGAGCCGTGGACCCGAGTAGCACAACGTTGAAGTCATCTTGGAAGTCTTCTCCCGAGGTGAAGTTGTTCTCGATCTCGAAATCAATAGAGGTAGCGTCCACCTCGATGCCTGGCCCAGCGCTCGAAAGCGCTTGCTGAATGCCATCCATGTTCTCAAGGATCTGGCCGGCCAAGCCGCTGAAGACCCCCTCGACTCCTTCCGTCACTGCGCTTGCCGGCAAGCCAACTGCAATCAGCGAATTCTCATTGCCGTTGATCTTGACTTTTGCCTCGTCCTTGGCGTCAATGTCCACGGCACCAAGAACAGCCGCGAAACCGTTGAAGCTGTCTTGTGAATCCTCACCGCCGTTGTCCTTGATATAGAGACGAACGTCGCCGTCTGTCGACTCAAGTTTGATTGCGGGCGAGGCCTCGGAGTCTTCTCCTTCTGCGCTGCCAGGCATGAACACCAAAGTAGCCTTGTTGTCGCTCAGCTCGAAACGGACATCATCCGCAGCTTTCAGCGACACATCGCCCATAACTCCAAACTGAACCCCGCTGTTGCCCTTGAAGCTCAAAGTTGCATCGTCCTCTTGTGACGCAATGGTGATGTCGCCGTCGACGAGCATTTGGAGGCCTGGGCCTTCGTCTTCACCAGCTACGTTGGAACGAATCACAAGCGCAGCGTCATCAAGTGCAGACAAGGCGACGCTACCGAGGCTGAATTGCGTGTCCTGGTTGTCCTTGATGTAGAGGCGAACGTCATCCGTGTAGGAGGTCATCGCCACATCGCCAAGACTGATGTCCACCACGACGTTGTCTTTCATCCAAAGATTGACGTCATCGTTTGCGGTTGCCGAGAAGTCCCCGATTGATACGCTGGAGAGATACAGATCTTCCGAATCCGTCACGTTGCCGCTGACGGATGCACTGATGCGGTCCGCCGAATTCAGCGTGACTCCACCCATTGCCACATTCACATTGGTGTTGTCTTTGACCTTGAACTCAATGTCATTGCGAGCCGAGATGTCAATGCCCTCGTCTTCCCCAGTGGCGAGCTCCACCTTTGCCCAGGTGTTTCCTTCGATTGCCAAACTGGCCTCATCACCCGCATCCATAGCGATGGCGCCAGAGTTCAAAGTCGACCAGTCCACACTGGCGCTCATTCCCTCTTCGTAGTCCAGGCCGCTGTTGTTGGCCACGCGGAAGGAGGTGTCTTCTTCACAAGAGACCATGTCCACCGCCCCGAGGGTGATGGTATTGGCTACGTTGTTTTCAATCGTGACCAGCGCGTCTTCGCCTGCGTACATGCTCAGGTCACCCAGCGTGATCACCTGGTCGGCTTCGAGTTTGTCGTCTCCGTTGCCGCTGATAGAGACAGTTGCCTCGTATTCGCCGCGCAGCGTCACACCACCCAACGCGCCGACGCTGATGTCCGTGTTGGTGTTGTCGTAAATGGCCAGACGTGCATCGCTATCTGCCTCAGCCGACAAGGAACCTACGGTCACCGAGCCGTCCGTATTGTCACGAATCGTGAACTTTGCATCGTCACCGCGACCTTCAAGAGATGCCTCACCAATTGTCACAGTCCGATTGACACCGTCGCGCACATAAACAGAGGCTTCATCGTCCC
The sequence above is a segment of the Hydrogenophaga sp. BPS33 genome. Coding sequences within it:
- a CDS encoding Mur ligase family protein, which translates into the protein MHGLSDPTAVLTLQIEGRIDGDAVQRLVSRARANFAHADGIPAEGLPEALLSGPHLRGGVEMAAASMLAALCVAFQRAARDAVGLARVVSASKGAWVLALPYHRREVLHSGLPLMLDHFRLWIKQAIAPAAQKKLAEATSQWLRGVQGGSLAPNTLRFALAARELGHPVSTIGYGVIQLGWGSRQQRMESSFTGQTSVLATRIAKNKPLANALLARAGLPVPRSALVSNWDQALKVAQELGWPVVVKPANLDQGQGVVPDIHDEDLLRRSFERAAALSSGRVLVEKHVEGADHRLLVVGGRLLVATRRLPGGVTGDGHHTVAQLLAKLNADPRRGTDQRSLLKTIELDEEAATRLAEQGLNADSVVELGRFVTMRRTANISTGGTALDVTDQVHPDNRWLAERAARVVGLDIAGIDLLCPDIARSWRKVGGAICEVNAQPGFRPHWLGDPARDVNAEIVEWLCRGGTRVPTAAITGTNGKSTTARMLHHIWLATGRCAGLSSSSGVWVGSDRMLEKAPVGVTGARMLLDDPGVEAVVLELPRLGLITLGHPCDHYDVAALLNVQDDHIGVNGIDSMEAMARFKAQVLERASQAVVINADDALCLSVRGQAGATRQVLVSRVGDANPAVGAHLAEGKDAVLVAWHAGAEWIVMAQGETRTPLMPLNEIPATMNGLLRFNEANALSAAALAWAQGIPLDTVRAALGTFANTLEHNPGRYNVIGGFPFTVLLDFGHNPDGIREICNVARRWSVAGRRRLVTSHIGNRHRSHVALLAPDVAAVFDDAVISQDAWFVRHKSDWTGEHPEVQHLAQLEQSLCEAGMDGANVTIIADVLEAVRQGLQTAEAGDLLVLLVGEGALPVIRQALREREAAVAVSCV
- a CDS encoding SapC family protein, with protein sequence MYKNLVPLRHTEHAGLRLLPVSNYDFASELMLAPIVVDELAEAAREYPIVFPRDAALPAVLLGVQRGRNAYVGDNGQWLASYVPAHIRHYPFMLTRLPGKGDGQDHVVMMDADSPLWSKIEGEPVFDGESLTPVAQRSVDLLRAMSRRQVTTRAMVQAIAAAGLFVERTVRVKRPGHPDARVSGLRAVDEKAFNALSDEAFNALRKSGALPLVYAHLLSWANFRQGPIGRA